The following DNA comes from Hordeum vulgare subsp. vulgare chromosome 3H, MorexV3_pseudomolecules_assembly, whole genome shotgun sequence.
CTCCCTCCCCGAAGGCACGCGGCGAGCCTGCAGCCACGCGCAGGCTAaacaggtggcagcgcctccgccgTCGCTGTTGTCGCCGGTGTGGCGGTGGCTGTGGTGCCGTCCTTCTTGGAGGAAGCGGCGGCGGCCGGGCCGACGGGGGCGCGGCACATGGGGCACGTGCAGTGCGCGCGCAGCCAGGCGTCGACGCACTCGGCGTGGAACAAATGCGCGCACTTGGGGAGCCGCCGCGCCTTCTCGCCGGCCTCCAGCTGCCCCAGGCACACCGCGCAGTCCACCGCCGCGTCGTCGTCGGGctgctcgtacaagaaggtcgggAGCGCGGCGATCGCGGCGTCGCTCATGCCGCGCTCGGTCCCCGCCGCGGCGCCGGACTCGAGGTCATCCGCGACCGGGCCGCGCtggcggcggctgcggcggcTGCAGGTGTACCAGATGGCGAGGTAGAGGAGGAAGGTGAGGATGCCGATGGCGAAGGAGAGGCCCATGAACACCAGCCGCGCGCGGGTGCTGTACCTGGAGTTGTCCGCGAACAGCCACGAGTTGGGCGCGTTCATCTTGGAAATGGCCGATCTTCTTCCCACGCTGTTGCGGTGCACGCACGCGACGCGAGCTCTGGAGCGGCCGGAGGAAGCTAGTAGGTGTTTGGTTTCTTTTTTGCTGAGGTCGCGTCCCTGCCGGGGCAAAGGAGCGCCGGAGGCCGTATTTAAAGGGGCTCCAGGAGGCTTCAGCGCAACGGCACGGCGCGCGCAAACGCGAGAGGAGGTGATGTGtgagctcgctcgctcgctcgctcgctccatGGCTGGCTGGCGCGGGGCCCGCGGCGTCGCTCGATGTGTTGCGGAGGCTGACGGCCTGCGCTTCGCGTGACCGCGCATGATGAGTGATCGTAACCGCCCAGATATTTGTGCGACCGCGCAATTGGTTTCCATCTGTCCGCACGATGAGACGGGGCCCCGTCCCCGCGGTGAAAAGGTACACCGATTGACACACGAAGGGACACGCGAACCACTCCATCGCTGGTCGACcaccacatgcatgcatgcatgcatgcatgagggaTAGTAGATCCATGCTGTATGAGGTCGACTAGAAAGAAAACATGGAAAGTTTTTTACCACCCCcggctgttggtgttgctgtccGTCCATAGCTCTCACGGTCTCCTGACCTTCACCGCAAAACGGCCTTTCTTGCTCGTATTATTTCGCTCCTTTGCGAAAGCAAGAGGGACCTCTTAATTAATGCGTCGTTTGGAGCATTGAGGGGGGCTTCACTTATGTCCATATATGTGAAGGAATAAATTCAGTGATTACTTGCGGACGTACGACGCAAAACGGCCCCAGAATTATgccggtagtggtggtggtggtggacgtATCGTATGTCACGTTCGCCGTATATACGTACGTACGCGGCGGCCAACGTTCTCGCTTGCTCATTACTCCGTTCCTTTGCCACCTGTGGGCTGTGGCTTGGCTGCGTAACGCCCGTGAACCGCCCGTCGCACGGGATGTCTGACTTGCTCATCGTTTCTGCTGGCCAGCTGGGGCTGCTTCGGAGGTTCGCACGTTGCAGTTGGGCACCGCAACACAGGCGATCGTGGCGACTTGTTTTCTTGCCAATGATGGTGATCGTGACGAGTTGGCATACGCAGCACAATTCTTCGAGTAATTCACGACCTCATAAGCGGTCATAAACAACTCTGCTAGTAGTGCTGATACTATGTCATGATGGGAAATATCACTGCGTCACCACATCGATGGGCCCGGATTTGCTGAAGCACACGGCTTTCAGCTACGCTTTTAGCACGCAGAGTTTAGTAGTGTGCGGGTCA
Coding sequences within:
- the LOC123439628 gene encoding uncharacterized protein LOC123439628, which codes for MHACMHVVVDQRWSGSRVPSCVNRCTFSPRGRGPVSSCGQMETNCAVAQISGRLRSLIMRGHAKRRPSASATHRATPRAPRQPAMERASERASSHITSSRVCARRAVALKPPGAPLNTASGAPLPRQGRDLSKKETKHLLASSGRSRARVACVHRNSVGRRSAISKMNAPNSWLFADNSRYSTRARLVFMGLSFAIGILTFLLYLAIWYTCSRRSRRQRGPVADDLESGAAAGTERGMSDAAIAALPTFLYEQPDDDAAVDCAVCLGQLEAGEKARRLPKCAHLFHAECVDAWLRAHCTCPMCRAPVGPAAAASSKKDGTTATATPATTATAEALPPV